The stretch of DNA CGATTTCTTATACTCCTGGTGTTTGGAATGCCTTGAAACAAACAGATTTAGATCCAACCAATACTGCTAATGTTATTTTAATTTATGGATACAGTAATACCGATGGAAATTCAACCACGGATCGAACCCGCTCAAAATATAGCAATGGAGGAGGTAGCACCGACTGGAATAGAGAACATGTATATCCTAAATCTTTGGGTACTCCCAATCTAGGAAGTTCTGGACCTGGGGCAGATCCCCATCACATTCGTTCTGCGGATGTAAATAGAAATGCTTCTCGTGGTAGTAGAAAATTTGCTAGTGGATCAGGAAATTCTAAAATAACAGCGCAAGGCTTTTGGTATCCTGGGGATGAATTTAAGGGCGATGTTGCTAGGATGATTATGTACATGTATCTTAGATACGGAAGCCGTTGTTTGCCCAAAAATGTAGGGATTGGAAGTACGGTGTCCAATGATCCCAATATGCTCCAATTATTTTTGCAATGGAATGTAGATGACCCCGTTTCTACCCTCGAATTACAACGCAATGGAATTATAGAAAACTTGCAAGGAAACAGAAATCCTTTTATTGATAATCCAGCTTTTGCGACTCAAATTTGGGGTGGACAACAAGCAGAAGATCGTTTTGGGAATGGTGGAGGGACTTCTCCTACAACAATTGATGTGAATCTAAGGCTTACCTTCGATAATTATCCAGAAGAAACGAGTTGGGAAATTACCAATAGTTCCAATCAAGTTGTTTATTCGGGCGGCAATTATGGCAATCAGGCAGATGGCTCAACCATCAACATCGCCAAAACATTAAGCTCTGGTTGTTATTACTTGACGATTAGAGATAGTTATGGAGATGGCATGTGCTGTTCTTATGGAAATGGGTCTTTTTTGTTTACCAATACTTCTACTGGAAATACGATTACTTCGGGTGGTTCATTTCAGACAGCAGATACCAAGGCGTTTTGCTTAGGTGGTGGAGCAGCAAGAAACAATAGCAATACCCTAAGGGAAACAAGGGAGGCAGAGTTGGTTAACGATGAAGGGGCAACACTGGCTATTTATCCAAATCCAGTGCATGAGGTGCTTTATATGAAGTTGGGAACCCAAGCAGCAACATTCGAGCTGTTGAAC from Aureispira anguillae encodes:
- a CDS encoding endonuclease, with translation MKILILVLALLLQISSTAQIPAYYNNVNLNATGQTLKNNLANKVVHSQTNTISYTPGVWNALKQTDLDPTNTANVILIYGYSNTDGNSTTDRTRSKYSNGGGSTDWNREHVYPKSLGTPNLGSSGPGADPHHIRSADVNRNASRGSRKFASGSGNSKITAQGFWYPGDEFKGDVARMIMYMYLRYGSRCLPKNVGIGSTVSNDPNMLQLFLQWNVDDPVSTLELQRNGIIENLQGNRNPFIDNPAFATQIWGGQQAEDRFGNGGGTSPTTIDVNLRLTFDNYPEETSWEITNSSNQVVYSGGNYGNQADGSTINIAKTLSSGCYYLTIRDSYGDGMCCSYGNGSFLFTNTSTGNTITSGGSFQTADTKAFCLGGGAARNNSNTLRETREAELVNDEGATLAIYPNPVHEVLYMKLGTQAATFELLNQVGQIVDRGTVINQRVPVEGLAKGLYWIRIQIGEEKIVKKFIKA